Proteins encoded within one genomic window of Leptospira stimsonii:
- a CDS encoding class I SAM-dependent methyltransferase translates to MKSSLDKSEIQREHFNKIKDNYNKARSGSNHLAYKKVWWDRLLSSLSNKIDKAKKLSGLEAMCGLGEGSTFLKGKFPLIQFEGFDYSDEMVIACKKENSAMTRVFHQDILKFNEKEKYDIVILLGGLHHVPDSVDVALAKIYVSLKKGGLFINLEPTHNNFLFKWVRERIYKKNALFEESSERGFELKEYNRLLKQARFQILDQFYPGLLGYVLYYNPDAFPFLDRGSVRIAKGLSHLDWILGKTFLGIYFSFATWSVCKK, encoded by the coding sequence ATGAAATCGAGTTTAGATAAATCCGAGATTCAACGAGAACATTTTAATAAAATTAAAGATAATTATAATAAGGCTAGGTCCGGCTCAAACCATTTGGCATACAAGAAGGTTTGGTGGGATCGTTTGCTTAGCTCTCTTTCTAATAAAATCGATAAAGCGAAGAAATTATCCGGACTCGAAGCTATGTGCGGACTCGGCGAAGGATCTACTTTTTTGAAAGGGAAATTTCCTCTGATACAATTTGAAGGCTTCGATTATTCGGATGAAATGGTGATCGCTTGTAAGAAAGAAAATAGCGCGATGACTCGGGTATTTCACCAGGATATCTTAAAGTTTAACGAGAAAGAAAAATATGATATCGTAATTCTTCTTGGAGGTCTTCATCACGTTCCGGATAGCGTCGATGTTGCGCTGGCGAAAATTTATGTTAGCCTAAAAAAAGGCGGGCTCTTTATTAATTTAGAACCGACGCATAATAATTTTCTATTTAAGTGGGTGAGAGAAAGGATTTATAAAAAGAACGCATTGTTTGAAGAAAGCTCAGAAAGAGGATTCGAGTTAAAAGAATACAATCGACTCTTGAAACAAGCTAGATTTCAAATTTTGGATCAATTCTATCCTGGATTATTAGGATATGTGCTTTATTACAATCCGGATGCATTTCCATTCTTAGATAGGGGGTCCGTAAGAATCGCGAAAGGTCTTTCACACTTGGATTGGATACTGGGTAAGACGTTCCTCGGAATATATTTTTCCTTTGCCACTTGGTCGGTCTGTAAAAAGTGA
- a CDS encoding class I SAM-dependent methyltransferase → MEPTKDEIICRLCGSVAKKEFQTKVLNQYKVVYYKCCDCDLLQSEFPFWLEEAYNKAISILDTGIFLRNNENVKKLTLLLTEVQTQWNEKSFWNSLFRKRVFFQGKILDFGGGHGILVRLMRDVGFDCFWYDKYAKNDFSEGFSYNPAENYDIVLAFELFEHFDKPNENIVEILNFQKPKLLIFSTLLYGSKTPDMNWWYYSFESGQHIAFYNEKTLAKLESLTDYSVCSLATDFHILIRKDLNLDFRKLRKSIRNVESRFPSFRKLYKTKTFEDHLLLKKRTSQAEKES, encoded by the coding sequence TTGGAGCCAACTAAGGATGAAATTATTTGTAGACTTTGTGGCTCAGTTGCGAAGAAGGAATTTCAGACGAAAGTATTAAATCAGTACAAAGTCGTATATTACAAATGTTGCGATTGTGATCTTCTTCAATCCGAGTTTCCTTTTTGGTTGGAAGAAGCGTATAATAAAGCGATTTCGATTTTGGACACTGGTATTTTTTTACGAAACAATGAAAATGTAAAAAAACTAACACTTCTTCTTACCGAAGTGCAAACCCAGTGGAACGAAAAAAGTTTTTGGAATTCTTTGTTTCGCAAGCGAGTCTTCTTTCAGGGCAAGATTCTCGATTTTGGAGGTGGTCACGGGATCCTTGTTCGTCTGATGCGCGACGTCGGGTTTGATTGTTTTTGGTATGATAAATATGCAAAGAATGATTTTTCAGAAGGGTTTAGTTACAATCCGGCGGAAAATTACGACATCGTACTCGCCTTCGAGTTATTCGAACATTTTGATAAGCCGAACGAGAATATCGTAGAGATACTTAATTTTCAAAAGCCAAAATTGCTGATTTTTTCCACGCTCCTTTATGGATCAAAAACGCCCGATATGAATTGGTGGTATTATTCATTTGAATCTGGACAGCATATTGCCTTCTATAATGAAAAGACGTTGGCGAAACTGGAGAGCTTAACTGATTACTCAGTATGCTCATTAGCAACCGATTTTCATATACTAATCCGAAAGGATCTTAATTTGGATTTTCGAAAATTACGGAAGAGTATCCGCAATGTGGAAAGTCGTTTTCCCTCTTTTCGAAAATTATATAAAACGAAAACTTTTGAGGATCACCTTCTCCTGAAGAAGAGAACAAGTCAGGCCGAAAAAGAAAGCTAA
- a CDS encoding glycosyltransferase: MIPSFNEEGNVKALHDRLKAVIPERYDYRIIFVDDGSSDGTLREIQKLSAQNSKIRFLSFSKNFGHQIALKAGLDHSDADCVISLDADLQHPPELIPAIIQKIGRRERYRLYKTLRQ; encoded by the coding sequence GTGATTCCTTCCTTCAATGAAGAAGGCAATGTAAAAGCCCTTCATGATCGTTTAAAGGCAGTAATACCGGAGAGATACGATTATCGAATCATCTTTGTGGATGACGGAAGCTCAGACGGGACTTTGCGAGAAATACAGAAATTATCGGCACAAAATTCAAAGATCCGATTTCTATCCTTTTCCAAAAACTTCGGTCATCAAATTGCTCTGAAGGCTGGTCTTGATCATTCTGACGCTGATTGTGTAATTTCATTGGATGCAGATCTTCAACACCCACCGGAATTAATTCCCGCCATAATTCAAAAAATTGGAAGAAGGGAACGATATCGTTTATACAAAACGCTTAGACAATGA
- a CDS encoding glycosyltransferase, with protein MEEGNDIVYTKRLDNENVGLFKKVTAKIFYSLLNGLSGLNIDQGAADFRLLDKKVVHVLKTFEERNLFIRGMVTGIGFQKSFIEYQPEKRVWGKSKYSVKRMFLFALDGITSFSVKPLHLATIAGVVFSLFSGIYALYAIIIFFTSDKAVSGWTSVLVSVLFMGGVQLIVLGILGEYIGKMFLQTKNRPNYIIKDSNL; from the coding sequence TTGGAAGAAGGGAACGATATCGTTTATACAAAACGCTTAGACAATGAGAACGTCGGTCTGTTTAAAAAAGTAACGGCAAAAATATTTTATTCCCTATTGAACGGTCTTTCCGGGTTAAACATCGATCAAGGTGCGGCGGACTTTCGACTCCTGGATAAAAAGGTCGTTCACGTCTTAAAAACATTTGAAGAAAGAAATCTTTTTATTCGAGGGATGGTCACAGGAATCGGTTTTCAAAAAAGTTTTATAGAGTATCAACCGGAAAAACGAGTCTGGGGTAAAAGTAAATATAGTGTGAAGCGGATGTTTTTATTCGCGTTAGACGGGATCACTTCCTTTAGCGTAAAACCATTACATCTTGCGACGATCGCGGGTGTGGTTTTTTCCTTGTTTTCGGGGATCTATGCACTTTATGCCATTATAATATTCTTCACTTCTGATAAAGCGGTATCGGGCTGGACTTCCGTTTTGGTAAGTGTTTTGTTTATGGGTGGAGTCCAATTGATCGTGCTCGGAATTTTAGGGGAATATATTGGGAAAATGTTTCTTCAGACAAAAAACCGCCCCAATTATATCATTAAGGATTCGAATTTATGA